In Chrysiogenes arsenatis DSM 11915, the following proteins share a genomic window:
- a CDS encoding 4Fe-4S dicluster domain-containing protein, whose translation MSALLEWVRTLLNENPFKTHLLMDQMRPPGAVAEAQFMERCIRCARCIEVCPYESIQRAKVYDKLQIGTPYIYAQERGCYLCMLCPPVCPTGALDPTVLEPEAVRIGIARIDEERCLNYLYERDELQGVSRTGSAKICNVCFNVCPLRDHAIELKGGLLPTITEKCVGCGACVEKCPTEPRSITIIPEGMVDEHHSGIHHLRTRRMSAEKSETSPHSDIYRHKELMERKRELSPEGVNNPFEFNFKGSGEVEGWGVTYED comes from the coding sequence ATGAGTGCGCTGCTGGAATGGGTGCGCACCCTTCTGAATGAAAACCCCTTTAAGACGCATCTATTGATGGATCAAATGCGCCCACCGGGAGCGGTAGCGGAAGCACAATTTATGGAGCGGTGCATTCGCTGTGCGCGTTGCATAGAAGTGTGTCCATATGAATCAATTCAGCGCGCAAAAGTGTACGACAAGCTCCAAATTGGTACACCGTACATTTACGCTCAGGAACGCGGCTGTTACCTGTGTATGCTCTGTCCGCCAGTCTGCCCGACGGGAGCGCTTGACCCTACCGTGCTGGAACCGGAAGCTGTCAGAATCGGCATTGCCCGTATTGACGAAGAACGTTGCCTGAACTACCTCTACGAACGCGACGAGCTACAGGGAGTTTCCCGCACCGGAAGCGCCAAAATCTGCAACGTCTGCTTTAATGTTTGCCCACTACGCGACCACGCGATTGAACTGAAAGGCGGCCTGCTGCCAACCATCACCGAAAAATGTGTTGGTTGTGGCGCCTGTGTTGAAAAATGTCCAACCGAACCGCGCTCAATTACTATTATCCCCGAAGGGATGGTCGATGAGCACCACAGTGGCATTCATCACCTCCGCACACGCCGCATGAGTGCCGAGAAATCTGAAACTTCGCCACACAGTGATATATATCGCCACAAAGAGCTGATGGAGCGCAAACGTGAGCTTTCTCCCGAAGGGGTCAACAACCCCTTTGAATTTAACTTTAAAGGGTCGGGCGAAGTAGAAGGATGGGGGGTGACGTATGAAGACTAA